One window of Rhodothermales bacterium genomic DNA carries:
- the ruvA gene encoding Holliday junction branch migration protein RuvA yields MIAYVSGTLIDKKPTEALIDVHGVGYAILIPTSTYEQLPEEGKPARLFTHFHVREDAHQLYGFATVAERSLFDEMLAVSGIGPRLALAALSAMRPAELRDYLIEGNVGMITRIPGVGRKTAERMVVELKDRLVKLDLPGAGVLSDPSDTRAEARSDALAALEALGLNRATAERSLRLVLRNNPGIQSAQELIRLALREK; encoded by the coding sequence ATGATCGCTTACGTTTCCGGCACACTGATCGACAAAAAGCCTACCGAGGCGCTCATCGACGTACATGGCGTGGGATATGCCATCCTCATCCCCACCTCCACCTACGAGCAGTTGCCCGAGGAGGGCAAGCCGGCGCGGCTCTTTACCCATTTCCACGTCCGCGAAGACGCCCACCAGCTGTACGGCTTCGCGACCGTGGCCGAGCGATCGTTGTTCGACGAGATGCTCGCCGTTTCGGGCATCGGCCCCCGCCTCGCGCTCGCTGCATTGTCCGCCATGCGCCCCGCGGAGTTGCGTGACTACCTTATCGAGGGGAATGTGGGTATGATCACCCGGATCCCCGGCGTTGGCCGGAAGACCGCCGAGCGGATGGTCGTCGAACTCAAGGACCGGCTGGTGAAGCTTGATCTTCCGGGCGCCGGCGTCCTCTCCGACCCCTCGGATACCCGCGCCGAAGCCCGCTCGGACGCCCTCGCCGCGCTCGAAGCCCTGGGCCTCAACCGCGCGACCGCCGAACGCAGCCTCCGCCTGGTGCTGCGAAACAACCCCGGCATCCAGTCTGCCCAGGAACTCATCCGGCTGGCGTTACGGGAGAAGTGA
- the nadE gene encoding NAD(+) synthase yields DAGVAEENIQARTRGVTLMAVSNKFDHLLLTTGNKSEMSVGYATLYGDMNGGLAVLADVFKQDVYALAEHINARAGRAVIPVNTITKPPSAELRPDQQDSDSLPPYPVLDEILRRYVEEIEDLDTIVRETGLDRAFVHRILRMVDRNEYKRRQAAPGLRVSKKAFGVGRRLPIVMRWNWDTRFENGQ; encoded by the coding sequence CGACGCCGGCGTCGCCGAGGAAAACATCCAGGCACGAACCCGCGGCGTCACGCTAATGGCGGTGTCGAACAAGTTCGATCATCTGCTCCTCACGACCGGCAACAAAAGCGAGATGTCCGTCGGGTACGCCACCCTCTATGGCGATATGAACGGCGGCCTGGCCGTGCTGGCGGACGTGTTCAAGCAGGACGTGTACGCCCTCGCCGAGCATATCAATGCACGCGCCGGCCGCGCCGTCATCCCTGTCAACACCATCACCAAACCGCCTTCCGCCGAGCTTCGACCCGACCAGCAGGACTCCGACTCCCTCCCCCCGTACCCGGTGCTGGACGAGATCCTGCGGCGCTACGTCGAGGAGATCGAGGACCTGGACACCATCGTCCGCGAAACGGGGCTGGACCGCGCCTTTGTCCACCGTATCTTGCGCATGGTAGACCGCAACGAGTACAAACGCCGGCAGGCCGCCCCGGGCCTCCGCGTCAGCAAAAAAGCGTTCGGCGTCGGCCGGCGACTGCCGATTGTCATGCGCTGGAACTGGGACACGAGGTTTGAGAATGGTCAATAG